In Bacillota bacterium, the DNA window ATCTTCATGCTGGCCCTGGCCGGCGTCTTCTGGGCTCAGCGCAACTACATGACGCCCTTCGGGGGCATCTGGCCCGACGCCATCCTGGTCGCCCTCGCGGCCGTTTCGGCGCTGCTTTTGGTGCGCACCGCCGCCGCGGCCTTCCGGGCCCGGTCGCGCCGCTCCCCGGCGGCCGATCCCGCTCCAGCGCCTGCCTCCGCCGTCACCGCCGACCCATCCCAGGCCGCCCCCGACCCGCTGGCGTGGGTGCTGGGAATCTCGGCAGCCCTGGCCGCCTGGCTCTTCGTATTCTGGAAGCTGGGCTACGTGGCGGGCGGCGCGCTAGGGTTTGCGGGGCTCGCGACGCTGCTCGCGCGCGCAGGCCGGACTGACTGGAAGCTGTGGGTGCGGGCCCTCGCTGCGGGCGCGGCCTGGGTGCTGGTACTGTACCTCGCGTTCGGGCGGATGCTGGGAGTTCCGCTGCCCTTCGGATGGTGGGCCGGGCGCTTCTAGCGCTCGGACGGTTCCTTTGAGAGGAGCAGGCATCGTGGCAATCTCCACACACCGCATCGCGGTGATTCCCGGCGACGGCATCGGGCTCGAGGTGGTGCCGGCCGCCATCGAGGTGCTCGATGCGGCCGCC includes these proteins:
- a CDS encoding tripartite tricarboxylate transporter TctB family protein; its protein translation is MGADFAVAIFMLALAGVFWAQRNYMTPFGGIWPDAILVALAAVSALLLVRTAAAAFRARSRRSPAADPAPAPASAVTADPSQAAPDPLAWVLGISAALAAWLFVFWKLGYVAGGALGFAGLATLLARAGRTDWKLWVRALAAGAAWVLVLYLAFGRMLGVPLPFGWWAGRF